One stretch of Micromonospora echinospora DNA includes these proteins:
- a CDS encoding WXG100 family type VII secretion target → MAFEVSAATLHTAASDVRSTRSEVDGELKKLWNVVDDLAMAWKGQASMGFQGLMNRWTEDTTKLLTAMDNIADLLDKSGTTHQVNDEEQQQMLDKFHSALNP, encoded by the coding sequence ATGGCGTTCGAGGTCAGTGCAGCGACTCTGCACACCGCCGCGAGTGACGTGCGGTCCACGCGCAGCGAGGTTGACGGCGAGCTGAAGAAGCTGTGGAACGTGGTCGACGACCTCGCGATGGCCTGGAAGGGCCAGGCGTCCATGGGCTTCCAGGGCCTGATGAACCGCTGGACCGAGGACACGACCAAGCTGCTGACCGCGATGGACAACATCGCGGACCTGCTCGACAAGTCGGGCACCACGCACCAGGTCAACGACGAAGAGCAGCAGCAGATGCTGGACAAGTTCCACTCTGCTCTGAACCCGTGA
- a CDS encoding YbaB/EbfC family nucleoid-associated protein: MSSPSGIGGALEGLLRQAQEQQRRLAELQRQRAELRVTGASPDGLVRVTVDGDMKVGDVELNARAMRLDSFSLAESIQAAVDAAYAAFEERQREMLGEMLGDSEMVRRAQDGTLTPEDWFRQFGVDLSNPTRNLRR; this comes from the coding sequence TTGAGCAGCCCGTCGGGTATCGGTGGAGCCCTGGAAGGCCTGCTGCGGCAGGCGCAGGAGCAGCAGCGGCGGCTGGCCGAGCTCCAGCGCCAGCGTGCGGAGCTGCGCGTCACCGGGGCGAGCCCGGACGGGCTGGTGCGGGTGACAGTCGACGGCGACATGAAGGTCGGCGACGTCGAGCTGAACGCGCGGGCCATGCGGCTGGACAGCTTCTCGCTGGCCGAGTCGATCCAGGCCGCTGTCGACGCCGCGTACGCGGCGTTCGAGGAGCGGCAGCGGGAGATGCTGGGCGAGATGCTCGGCGACTCCGAGATGGTCCGCCGGGCGCAGGACGGCACGCTGACCCCGGAGGACTGGTTCCGCCAGTTCGGGGTGGATCTGTCCAACCCGACCCGCAATCTGCGGCGCTGA
- the eccCa gene encoding type VII secretion protein EccCa, which produces MSTVVFRRLPRQQGPALPRGEVLLESPPELPEPKAKGMGQVLMILPMLCGVGAMAFLYAGRGGGMMTYVAGGLFGVSMLGMAIGTLGNGGNDKAELNAQRRDYMRYLAQMRKRTRRAAEQQRAAMTWRHPEPDALWSIAASRRLWERRITEDDFGEVRIALGPQRLAVEIVPPETKPVEDLEPMSAIALRRFVRAHSSVPDLPTALSLRAFSRIALRGDREPVLDLARAALGQLVTFHAPEDLLVVVVAAPDRQPAWDWVKWLPHAQHPGRTDAAGARRMVFAALDEAETALAQDLGGRPRFAPEAKPLTTAPHVVVVLDGGEVSATCALTGAGLLGTTVVDLSGTVPRDAGRWLLCLDAGDGTGLDLVRGTATSRLGSPDRLSLSAAEGLARQIAPFRLSQQQGASTEEPLARSMELPDLLGVGDAATVDVRQTWRPRSHRDRLRIPLGLGPDGNVVELDFKESAHEGMGPHGLVIGATGSGKSELLRTVVAALGVTHSSEELNFVLVDFKGGATFASLDALPHTSAVITNLSDELPLVDRMRDALAGEMNRRQEVLRAAGNYVSRYDYEKARAAGEPLEPMPSLLIICDEFSELLAAKPDFIDLFVMIGRLGRSLGVHLLLASQRLEEGKLRGLDTHLSYRIGLRTFSAVESRIVLGVPDAYELPSAPGHGYLKTDTATMLRFRAAYVSGPYQAPGQVQRSTRAQVQRRIVPYGIDYVPAPALPSPAEATPEPEQSGDGKAVAMLDVLIDQLKGRGKPAHQVWLPPLAEPSGLAEMLPKLSVHPTFGLTTADWPGRGRLAVPVGIVDRPYEQRRDPMMVDLAGAGGNVVIVGASLSGKSTMLRSMLASLALTHTPREVQFFCLDFGGGALRSLDGLPHTSGVAGRRDTEAVRRTVAEVVAVIDERENRFTQHGIDSVASYRRRRAAGEFADDPFGDVFLVVDGWNTLRQEYEELEQTITNLANRGLGFGVHVVITAVRWAEIRINMRDLLGTKLELRLGDPSESEIDRRAAQNVPVGAPGRGLTRDKLHFLTAISRIDGKRDIEDLTEASVALAGHVAANWPGRPAPKVRLLPRKLTVTELAKVVDRSAPGIPIGVNESALAPVYLDLASEPHLTVFGDAECGKTNLLRLIARGIAERYTPAQARLVIADYRRGLLGAVEGDHLLDYAPSNQVFSQGLGSIRSALQNRLPGPDVTTAQLRDRSWWKGPDLYILVDDYDLVASGGNNPLSALHELLPQARDIGLHLIVTRRVGGVARALYEPVLQRLRELDSPGLLMSGSREEGAVFGNLRPTPQPPGRGTLVRRRDGQQLIQTAWTEPA; this is translated from the coding sequence GTGAGTACGGTGGTGTTCCGCCGACTTCCGCGTCAACAGGGGCCCGCGCTGCCGCGCGGCGAGGTGCTGCTGGAGTCCCCGCCCGAGCTGCCGGAGCCGAAGGCCAAGGGCATGGGGCAGGTGCTGATGATCCTGCCGATGCTCTGCGGCGTCGGCGCGATGGCGTTCCTCTACGCCGGCCGCGGCGGCGGCATGATGACGTACGTCGCGGGTGGCCTGTTCGGTGTGTCCATGTTGGGCATGGCGATCGGCACGCTCGGCAACGGCGGCAACGACAAGGCCGAGCTGAACGCGCAGCGCCGCGACTACATGCGCTACCTCGCGCAGATGCGCAAGCGCACCCGCCGGGCCGCCGAGCAGCAGCGCGCCGCGATGACCTGGCGGCACCCGGAGCCGGACGCGCTCTGGTCGATCGCCGCCTCCCGCCGGCTGTGGGAGCGGCGGATCACCGAGGACGACTTCGGCGAGGTGCGGATCGCGCTCGGCCCGCAGCGGCTGGCGGTGGAGATCGTGCCGCCGGAGACCAAGCCGGTGGAGGACCTGGAGCCGATGAGCGCGATCGCGCTGCGCCGGTTCGTCCGGGCCCACTCCAGCGTGCCGGACCTGCCCACCGCGCTGTCGCTGCGCGCGTTCAGCCGGATCGCGTTGCGCGGCGACCGGGAGCCGGTGCTCGACCTGGCGCGGGCCGCGCTGGGCCAGCTCGTCACGTTCCACGCCCCGGAGGACCTGCTGGTGGTCGTGGTGGCCGCGCCGGACCGGCAGCCGGCCTGGGACTGGGTGAAGTGGCTGCCGCACGCCCAGCACCCGGGGCGTACCGACGCGGCGGGCGCGCGCCGGATGGTGTTCGCCGCGCTCGACGAGGCGGAGACCGCGCTCGCCCAGGACCTGGGCGGCCGGCCCCGGTTCGCGCCGGAGGCGAAGCCCCTGACCACCGCGCCGCACGTGGTGGTCGTGCTGGACGGCGGCGAGGTCTCGGCGACCTGCGCGCTGACCGGCGCGGGCCTGCTCGGCACCACCGTGGTCGACCTGTCCGGCACGGTGCCGCGCGACGCCGGGCGCTGGCTGCTCTGCCTGGACGCCGGCGACGGCACCGGGCTCGACCTGGTCCGCGGCACCGCCACGTCCCGGCTCGGCAGCCCGGACCGGCTGTCCCTGTCCGCCGCCGAAGGGCTGGCCCGGCAGATCGCCCCGTTCCGGCTCTCCCAGCAGCAGGGCGCCAGCACGGAGGAGCCGCTGGCCCGCAGCATGGAGCTGCCCGACCTGCTCGGCGTCGGCGACGCGGCCACTGTGGACGTCCGGCAGACCTGGCGGCCGCGCAGCCACCGCGACCGGCTGCGCATCCCGCTCGGCCTGGGCCCGGACGGCAACGTGGTCGAGCTGGACTTCAAGGAGTCCGCGCACGAGGGCATGGGCCCGCACGGCCTGGTGATCGGCGCGACCGGCTCGGGCAAGAGCGAACTGCTGCGTACGGTGGTCGCCGCGCTGGGCGTGACGCACTCCTCGGAGGAGCTGAACTTCGTCCTGGTCGACTTCAAGGGCGGCGCCACGTTCGCCTCGCTGGACGCGCTGCCGCACACCAGCGCGGTGATCACCAACCTCTCGGACGAGCTGCCGCTGGTGGACCGCATGCGGGACGCGCTCGCCGGTGAGATGAACCGCCGGCAGGAGGTGCTGCGGGCGGCCGGAAACTACGTCTCCCGTTACGACTACGAGAAGGCGCGGGCGGCCGGTGAGCCACTGGAGCCGATGCCGAGCCTGCTGATCATCTGTGACGAGTTCTCCGAGCTGCTGGCCGCCAAGCCGGACTTCATCGACCTGTTCGTGATGATCGGCCGCCTCGGCCGGTCGCTCGGCGTGCACCTGCTGCTCGCCTCGCAGCGGCTGGAGGAGGGCAAGCTGCGTGGCCTGGACACGCACCTGTCGTACCGGATCGGCCTGCGCACGTTCTCGGCGGTGGAGAGCCGGATCGTGCTCGGCGTGCCGGACGCGTACGAGCTGCCCAGCGCGCCGGGCCACGGCTACCTGAAGACCGACACCGCCACCATGCTGCGGTTCCGTGCCGCCTACGTGTCCGGCCCGTACCAGGCGCCGGGGCAGGTGCAGCGCTCCACCCGGGCGCAGGTGCAGCGGCGGATCGTCCCGTACGGCATCGACTACGTACCGGCGCCGGCGTTGCCGAGCCCGGCGGAGGCCACGCCGGAGCCGGAGCAGTCGGGCGACGGCAAGGCGGTGGCCATGCTGGACGTGCTGATCGACCAGCTCAAGGGTCGCGGCAAGCCGGCGCACCAGGTCTGGCTGCCGCCGCTCGCCGAGCCGTCCGGGCTGGCCGAGATGCTGCCGAAGCTGAGCGTGCACCCGACGTTCGGCCTGACCACCGCCGACTGGCCGGGCCGCGGCCGGCTCGCCGTGCCGGTCGGGATCGTGGACCGCCCGTACGAGCAGCGCCGCGACCCGATGATGGTCGACCTGGCCGGGGCCGGCGGCAACGTGGTGATCGTCGGCGCGTCGCTGAGCGGCAAGAGCACCATGCTGCGCTCGATGCTGGCCTCGCTGGCGCTCACCCACACGCCGCGTGAGGTGCAGTTCTTCTGCCTCGACTTCGGTGGTGGCGCGCTGCGTAGCCTGGACGGGCTGCCGCACACCTCGGGCGTGGCGGGGCGGCGGGACACCGAGGCGGTCCGGCGGACGGTGGCCGAGGTGGTCGCCGTCATCGACGAGCGGGAGAACCGGTTCACCCAGCACGGCATCGACTCGGTGGCCAGTTACCGGCGCCGCCGCGCGGCCGGTGAGTTCGCCGACGACCCGTTCGGTGACGTCTTCCTCGTGGTGGACGGCTGGAACACGCTGCGCCAGGAGTACGAGGAGCTGGAACAGACCATCACCAACCTGGCGAACCGGGGCCTCGGCTTCGGTGTCCACGTGGTGATCACGGCCGTGCGCTGGGCGGAGATCCGGATCAACATGCGGGACCTGCTCGGCACCAAGCTGGAGCTGCGGCTGGGTGACCCGTCCGAGTCGGAGATCGACCGGCGGGCCGCGCAGAACGTGCCGGTCGGCGCGCCGGGTCGCGGCCTGACCCGCGACAAGCTGCACTTCCTGACCGCGATCTCGCGGATCGACGGCAAGCGCGATATCGAGGACCTGACCGAGGCGTCGGTGGCGCTCGCCGGCCACGTCGCGGCGAACTGGCCGGGCCGCCCGGCGCCGAAGGTCCGGCTGCTGCCGCGCAAGCTGACGGTCACCGAGCTGGCGAAGGTGGTCGACCGCTCCGCGCCGGGCATCCCGATCGGCGTCAACGAGTCGGCGCTCGCCCCGGTCTACCTGGACCTGGCGAGCGAGCCACACCTGACCGTGTTCGGCGACGCCGAGTGCGGCAAGACCAACCTGCTGCGGCTGATCGCCCGAGGGATCGCCGAGCGGTACACCCCGGCCCAGGCGCGGCTGGTCATCGCCGACTACCGGCGCGGCCTGCTCGGCGCGGTCGAGGGTGACCACCTGCTCGACTACGCGCCGTCGAACCAGGTGTTCAGCCAGGGCCTCGGCTCGATCCGCAGCGCGTTGCAGAACCGGCTGCCCGGCCCGGACGTGACCACCGCGCAGCTGCGCGACCGGAGCTGGTGGAAGGGGCCGGACCTCTACATCCTGGTGGACGACTACGACCTGGTCGCCTCCGGCGGGAACAACCCGCTCAGCGCGCTGCACGAGCTGCTGCCGCAGGCGCGGGACATCGGCCTGCACCTGATCGTCACGCGGCGCGTGGGTGGTGTGGCCCGGGCGCTGTACGAGCCGGTGCTGCAACGCCTGCGTGAGCTGGACTCACCGGGCCTGCTCATGTCCGGCAGCCGGGAGGAGGGCGCGGTCTTCGGCAACCTGCGGCCGACTCCGCAGCCGCCGGGCCGGGGCACGCTGGTGCGCCGCCGCGACGGTCAGCAGCTGATCCAGACGGCGTGGACGGAACCGGCCTGA